One segment of Equus asinus isolate D_3611 breed Donkey chromosome 18, EquAss-T2T_v2, whole genome shotgun sequence DNA contains the following:
- the RWDD2B gene encoding RWD domain-containing protein 2B, whose translation MIEIEQAEAQLSELDLLASMFPGENELVVNDQLALAELKDCIEKRTMEGRSSKVYFTINMNLEVSEEAMVTFSLTCILPFKYPAVVPEITVRSVSLSRSQQTQLNSDLTAYLQQNFLGDVCILNATDWVKEHASGYISRDTTASPAPESTVQPVDLTLTRLWIYSHHIYNKCKRKNILEWARELALSGFSMPGKPGVVCVEGPQSACEEFWSRLRKLNWKRILIRHREDIPFDGSNEELERQRKFSIFEEKVFSVSGARGNHMDFGQLYQFLNAKGCGDVFQMFFGVEGQ comes from the exons ATGATTGAGATTGAGCAGGCAGAGGCCCAGCTCTCTGAGTTAGACCTGCTGGCCAGTATGTTCCCCGGTGAGAATGAGCTTGTCGTGAATGACCAGCTGGCTTTAGCAGAACTGAAAGACTGTATTGAAAAGAGGACAATGGAGGGACGATCTTCAAAAGTTTACTTCACTATCAATATGAACCTGGAAGTATCTGAGGAAGCAATG gtGACGTTTTCTCTGACCTGTATTCTTCCCTTTAAATACCCTGCAGTTGTGCCTGAAATTACTGTCCG ATCAGTATCATTAAGTAGATCCCAGCAGACTCAGCTGAACTCAGATCTGACCGCTTACTTGCAACAGAATTTTCTCGGAGATGTCTGTATATtgaatgccacagactgggttaAAGAGCACGCCTCTGGCTACATCAGCAGAGACACCACAGCTTCCCCGGCTCCAGAAAGTACAGTTCAGCCAGTTGATCTCACTCTCACGAGACTCTGGATCTATAGCCATCACATCTACaacaaatgcaaaagaaagaatattctagaGTGGGCAAGGGAGCTTGCCCTATCTGGGTTTAGCATGCCCGGGAAACCTGGTGTTGTTTGTGTGGAAGGCCCACAAAGTGCCTGTGAAGAATTCTGGTCAAG ACTCAGAAAATTAAACTGGAAGAGAATTTTAATTCGCCACCGAGAAGATATTCCTTTTGATGGTTCAAATGAGGAactggaaagacaaagaaaattttcaatttttgaagaaaaagtgtTCAGTGTTAGTGGAGCCAGAGGAAACCACATGGACTTTGGTCAGCTTTATCAGTTTTTAAATGCCAAAGGATGTGGCGATGTTTTCCAGATGTTCTTTGGTGTGGAAGGACAATGA